CCTCGGCTTCGATGCCGTCCACGGCGACTTCGTAGTCGGCTACGTCGCGAATCTCGGCGGCGAGGTGCGAGACGAACACGCCGGTCACTTCCCGGCCACGAAGCTCCTCCAATATCCCGGCGATAATCTTGGCGCTCGCGCCTGGTTCGGTGATGCTCTCCAACTCGTCCACCAGCACCAATCGGTCTGCGCTCCCGTCCGCGAGCGAGGAGAACTCTCTGAGCGTACTCTCGAACGCGCCCGCGTCGAGGGTTCCCTGCGTTTTGGCGTGGTAGTGCAATTCGCCGAACTGCTCGATGCGCACCTTCTCGGCAGGCACGGGAAGCCCCATGTGCGCCAGAATCGCGACGAGCGCGACCAAATCGAGCGTCGAGGTCTTGCCACCACTGTTGACCCCCGAGAGCAGTGCAACGTCCGAGACGCCGTAATCGACCGGGTCCACGTCTTCGAAGTCCACGTCGAGCAGTGGCGAGCGACCCGCCACAATCTCGAACCCGCTCTCCGGGTCACCGAACTCCGGTAGGACACAGTCGAAGTCCCGAGCAAAGCGAGAGATAGCCAGCTTCACGTCCAGTTCGAGTGCCGTCCGAACTAACTCCTCGGCGTCCTCGCGCCGGTCCGCGAGATTTGCGGCCAACTCGCGCTTGCGACTCGCCGCGCGGCGGTCCTTGGCGGCGTTCAAATCGTCGCGAAGCCGCGAGATGGCTTCCTCGTCGTGTTCGACCGGGAACGTTGGTTCTTCGGGGAACGCGCGCCGCGCGACTTCTGCCTCTCCGGAGTCGAGGTTCAGTGACTCGACGAGGTGGTCGCGGGCCGCTGCGATTGCCGCGGCGTACTGGTCGCTCAACTCTCTGGAGAGCAGTGAATCGACGCCCGCGCCCTGTTCGACCAGCGACAGCAGGTCCGACCCTTCGATGGTCACGTCCTGTTCTTCGATGGCGTCACGTAGCTTGTCGTTGGCGACGCTTTCGGCCGTCGAGACTGCGGCGTCTAAGTCGTCCACGGCGCGAGTGAGTCTGTCCAGTTCCTCGTCGCCGACGACGGTGCCGTCCGAATCGACCCGCTCCACGGCCGTTTCGAGCGCGTCTAAGTCGAGCGGTGGGTCGATTCCGGCCGCACGATGCACTGCGGCCGCGGCGCGCAGACTCTCGCGGTTCGCCGCGTAGAACCCCAGCACGCGCTCGGGGACAATTTCGGCGGGTCGCTCCAACGCGTCGGGTTCGACGCGCACGTCTCCGTCCACGGTGACGCCCGCGAACTCCTCGTCCAGCGCG
The sequence above is a segment of the Halorussus halophilus genome. Coding sequences within it:
- a CDS encoding MutS-related protein, yielding MELESIPGVGSKTAAALAKLDDPESALETGDVAELASAPGITESRAAAIARGAIRERHDDPGDFLATDRAKELYRDVLALLESRAVTTYGEKRLETLYPSGVPSRVEEVQAFAERAMERDPDEAVLDALTDVEPLSEPGDLTVRDRCLATTDAERYTEAQQTIPELSVEVVEDARDLADLARGYSTVVALDEEFAGVTVDGDVRVEPDALERPAEIVPERVLGFYAANRESLRAAAAVHRAAGIDPPLDLDALETAVERVDSDGTVVGDEELDRLTRAVDDLDAAVSTAESVANDKLRDAIEEQDVTIEGSDLLSLVEQGAGVDSLLSRELSDQYAAAIAAARDHLVESLNLDSGEAEVARRAFPEEPTFPVEHDEEAISRLRDDLNAAKDRRAASRKRELAANLADRREDAEELVRTALELDVKLAISRFARDFDCVLPEFGDPESGFEIVAGRSPLLDVDFEDVDPVDYGVSDVALLSGVNSGGKTSTLDLVALVAILAHMGLPVPAEKVRIEQFGELHYHAKTQGTLDAGAFESTLREFSSLADGSADRLVLVDELESITEPGASAKIIAGILEELRGREVTGVFVSHLAAEIRDVADYEVAVDGIEAEGLVDGELVVNRSPVKDHLARSTPELIVEKLSEEGDTEFYGRLLEKF